One genomic region from Rosa rugosa chromosome 1, drRosRugo1.1, whole genome shotgun sequence encodes:
- the LOC133724747 gene encoding probable LRR receptor-like serine/threonine-protein kinase At3g47570 — MERVTWFFLVYLICCEAASCLTMAAQTNLNITTDRSALLALKDHITSDPQNMILTNWSTTTPICNWVGVICGARHHRVAELNLSYFGLVGTIPPELGNLSLLVDLDIQNNSFQGTLPDELTHLRRLKFINLGYNKFMGVIPSWFGSLSKLQGFMLFGNQFASSIPAAIFNLSALQIFNLSHNQLSGRIPREIRNLTTLKAINLDYNNFIEIPNEIGTLNQLEELFVQNNALKGPIPMGFFNMSSLTRVNFYGNKLNGRIPDNICQHLPNIQELDLGSNQFDGPLPSKLWQCKQLLALGLDDNRFSGSIPKDIGNLTRIKIICLNINRLTGTIPYEIGYVPNLGGLWLHENNLIGRIPSSIFNISTMISLDLGLNQLSGSLPALPNLKVFYAGENHLSGVIPKSISNASELRFLQLAGNSFSGFIPSTLCLLTNLEELKLFENNLTIDTSTPEVNILSCLPNLRNLRWLSFGSNPLNAKLSISFSNFSASLQYLHLANCSLRGNIPSDIGNLSSLIRLSLGDNQLSGPIPSSMGRLHNLQGLYMYDNTLQGYIPDELCQLEKLSDLYLAGNQLSGSVPSCLGNLTASLRKLYLASNLLNSTIPSSLWGLTDILLINLSSNSLIGPLSGGVGNLKVAISLDVSYNQLSGSIPSSVGSLLNLVNLSLAHNNLEGLIPSSFATCLSLEGLDLSQNSLSGVIPKSLEALSYLKYLNLSFNILQGEIPTGGPFKNFSAESFVSNRGLCGASQFQVPPCKRKTSIAILKYVIPGILSAMLLATSMIWLLMLRRKKNVKAAANSVFTPQDFWRRVSYQELLSATDGFNESNLLGAGGFGSVYKGTLSDGMDIAIKVFNLELEDAFSSFEVECEMLSNVHHRNLVKVISCCSQVDFKGLVLNYMPNGSLEKWLYSQNSSLNIMQRLDIMIDVASALEYLHHGYEVPIVHCDLKPSNILLDVDMVAHVADFGIAKLLGGGDSMTQTMTLATIGYMAPEYGMQGIVTRRGDVYSFGIVVMETFTRRKPTDEIFTGEMRLNQWVANFLVADAIVEVVDASLLGSEEAHDFVSKRECLSSIMRLAVACSAESPEERINMQEAVAMLKTIKIKFSNDCCKRCGGESLSCFVTP, encoded by the exons ATGGAGAGAGTTACTTGGTTCTTCCTGGTATACTTGATCTGTTGTGAGGCGGCTAGCTGCTTGACTATGGCAGCACAAACCAACCTTAACATCACCACAGACCGGTCTGCTCTTCTTGCTCTAAAAGACCATATCACCAGTGACCCTCAAAACATGATCCTCACCAATTGGTCAACCACCACCCCTATTTGCAACTGGGTTGGCGTCATTTGTGGTGCACGCCATCATCGAGTCGCAGAGTTGAACCTCTCTTACTTTGGTCTCGTGGGCACCATTCCTCCTGAGCTAGGGAATTTATCATTGCTTGTTGATCTGGACATCCAAAATAACAGTTTCCAGGGTACCTTGCCTGACGAGTTGACTCACCTGCGCCGGTTGAAGTTCATTAACTTGGGATACAACAAGTTTATGGGAGTGATACCGTCATGGTTTGGGTCCTTGTCCAAACTTCAAGGATTCATGTTGTTTGGTAATCAATTTGCAAGTTCTATACCAGCTGCCATCTTCAACTTATCTGCTCTTCAAATATTTAATCTGAGTCATAACCAACTCTCAG GTAGAATCCCCAGAGAAATCAGGAACCTAACAACGTTGAAGGCTATCAACCTTGATTATAATAATTTTATAG aaattccAAATGAGATCGGCACCTTGAATCAGCTTGAAGAGTTGTTTGTGCAAAATAATGCCTTAAAAGGTCCTATTCCTATGGGTTTCTTCAATATGTCATCTTTGACTAGAGTAAATTTCTATGGAAACAAGTTGAATGGTAGAATTCCTGACAATATATGTCAACATCTTCCAAATATCCAAGAGTTGGATTTGGGTAGCAATCAGTTTGATGGTCCACTTCCATCCAAGTTATGGCAATGCAAACAACTTCTTGCTTTGGGGTTGGACGATAACAGGTTTAGTGGAAGCATACCCAAAGATATTGGGAACTTAACTCGGATAAAGATTATTTGCCTTAACATCAACAGATTGACAG GTACTATACCATATGAGATTGGTTATGTTCCAAATTTGGGGGGGTTGTGGCTCCATGAGAATAATCTAATTGGCCGTATCCCATCCTCAATCTTCAATATCTCCACAATGATATCCTTAGATCTCGGCCTCAATCAGCTTTCAGGTAGCCTCCCAGCACTTCCAAACCTAAAAGTGTTTTACGCAGGAGAGAATCACCTCAGTGGAGTAATCCCCAAATCCATCTCCAATGCTTCTGAGCTTCGGTTTCTACAACTGGCAGGTAACTCTTTTTCGGGATTCATTCCAAGCACTCTGTGCCTCTTGACAAACCTGGAAGAGCTCAAATTGTTCGAGAATAACTTGACCATTGATACCTCTACTCCAGAAGTTAATATTTTGTCTTGTCTGCCAAATCTTAGAAATTTGAGGTGGTTATCCTTCGGAAGCAATCCATTAAATGCGAAGCTTTCGATTTCCTTCAGTAATTTCTCTGCATCACTTCAATATCTTCATTTAGCAAATTGCAGCTTGAGAGGTAACATCCCCAGTGATATTGGGAATTTGAGTAGCTTGATACGTTTAAGCCTGGGAGACAATCAATTGAGCGGGCCAATTCCAAGCTCAATGGGAAGACTACATAATCTTCAAGGTTTGTATATGTATGATAACACATTGCAAGGATACATTCCAGATGAGCTTTGTCAACTAGAAAAGTTAAGTGATTTGTACTTGGCTGGGAATCAACTCTCTGGTTCTGTACCTTCCTGCTTGGGTAATCTAACAGCATCTCTAAGAAAACTATACTTAGCTTCCAATTTGTTGAATTCCACAATCCCATCTTCCTTGTGGGGACTTACAGATATCTTGCTAATAAACTTGTCATCCAATTCTCTCATTGGACCTCTATCAGGTGGTGTTGGTAATTTGAAAGTTGCGATATCCTTGGATGTATCATACAACCAATTATCTGGTAGTATACCAAGCAGCGTTGGGAGTTTATTGAATTTGGTCAATCTCTCCTTAGCACATAATAATCTAGAAGGCCTTATTCCTAGTTCCTTTGCTACCTGTTTAAGCTTAGAAGGATTGGATTTATCTCAGAACAGTCTCTCTGGAGTGATTCCAAAGTCTCTTGAAGCACTCTCATATCTCAAGTATCTGAATCTATCTTTCAACATACTCCAAGGAGAAATTCCAACCGGCGGTCCATTCAAAAACTTCTCTGCTGAATCATTTGTTTCAAACCGTGGACTTTGTGGTGCATCCCAATTCCAAGTTCCACCATGCAAAAGAAAAACTAGCATAGCTATCTTGAAGTATGTTATTCCGGGGATCTTGTCAGCAATGCTTCTAGCGACCTCCATGATTTGGTTGTTAATGTTGCGTAGAAAAAAGAATGTGAAAGCAGCAGCAAATTCTGTCTTCACGCCTCAAGATTTCTGGAGAAGAGTTTCATACCAAGAGCTCCTAAGTGCGACAGATGGATTCAATGAAAGCAACTTACTTGGTGCTGGGGGTTTTGGCTCAGTATATAAAGGAACATTGTCAGATGGGATGGACATTGCGATAAAGGTTTTCAATTTGGAGTTGGAAGACGCATTTTCAAGTTTTGAGGTTGAATGTGAAATGCTAAGTAATGTTCATCACCGAAATCTTGTCAAAGTCATCAGTTGTTGCAGTCAAGTGGATTTCAAAGGTCTTGTATTGAATTATATGCCTAATGGGAGCCTTGAGAAGTGGTTGTATTCTCAGAATTCTTCTTTGAACATAATGCAGAGGTTGGATATAATGATAGATGTTGCATCGGCATTGGAGTACCTTCATCATGGTTATGAAGTACCTATTGTCCATTGTGATTTGAAGCCAAGCAACATCCTACTAGATGTTGATATGGTTGCACATGTTGCTGATTTTGGTATTGCAAAACTTTTGGGTGGAGGAGATTCTATGACTCAAACCATGACCTTGGCCACAATTGGGTATATGGCTCCAG AGTATGGAATGCAAGGAATAGTGACCAGAAGAGGTGATGTGTATAGTTTTGGTATTGTAGTGATGGAAACATTCACAAGAAGGAAGCCAACCGATGAGATCTTCACTGGGGAAATGAGACTGAATCAATGGGTTGCAAATTTCCTAGTTGCAGATGCGATAGTTGAAGTTGTGGATGCTAGTTTACTTGGAAGCGAGGAGGCTCATGACTTCGTGAGCAAGAGGGAGTGCTTATCATCCATTATGAGATTAGCTGTCGCTTGTTCAGCAGAATCACCGGAAGAGAGGATAAACATGCAAGAGGCTGTAGCCATGCTTAAAACAATCAAGATCAAGTTTTCAAATGATTGCTGCAAGAGGTGTGGTGGTGAATCGTTGTCCTGTTTCGTAACCCCTTAA
- the LOC133724303 gene encoding uncharacterized protein LOC133724303: MYSCKEIRAKGANRYFTLCATDFLAIGGGGHFALYLNSDLLSGSSSVSETYGNPCLANSEDFDVKEVELWGFVYATKYEELLAQSRMEAPGICRW, encoded by the exons ATGTATAGTTGCAAGGAAATTCGAGCAAAGG GTGCCAACCGCTATTTCACATTGTGTGCTactgactttttagctattggTGGGGGTGGTCATTTTGCACTCTATTTGAATAGTGATCT ATTGAGTGGATCAAGTTCAGTTTCAGAAACCTATGGGAATCCATGTCTTGCAAACTCAGAAGACTTTGATGTGAAAGAAGTAGAG TTATGGGGTTTTGTGTATGCTACTAAGTATGAGGAATTACTTGCTCAAAGTCGTATGGAGGCACCTGGGATTTGCCGATGGTGA